From the genome of Mustela lutreola isolate mMusLut2 chromosome 16, mMusLut2.pri, whole genome shotgun sequence, one region includes:
- the FPR2 gene encoding LOW QUALITY PROTEIN: N-formyl peptide receptor 2 (The sequence of the model RefSeq protein was modified relative to this genomic sequence to represent the inferred CDS: inserted 3 bases in 3 codons; substituted 1 base at 1 genomic stop codon), with the protein MESNISNPMDGPEEMPQESVGYMILWILXTVVLGITSVLGILGNGLLIWMAGFQMARIVSTICYLNLALADFSFTATLPFLIVSKAMREQWPSGSFLRKAIHIVVDINLFGSVFLIACIALNHYICVLRPVWAQNHRTVSLATKVIIGSWILALILILPAFIFLTTVSDRTVNIYCSFNFAPWGNSTEERTKLTVSIFTARGFIWFIIGFSMPMPIIAMCYGLIAAKIHKRSVIXSSRPXTAVVASFFFCWFPFQLVXTVWFKEILLEGKYKILHVFVNPTSSLVVFTGYLNPMLYVFVGQDLQERLICSLPASLERALSEDVTQTM; encoded by the exons ATGGAAAGCAACATCTCCAACCCTATGGATGGACCTGAAGAGATGCCCCAAGAGTCTGTTGGCTACATGATTCTGTGGATTC TCACTGTGGTGCTTGGGATCACTTCTGTCCTTGGCATCTTGGGCAATGGGCTTTTGATCTGGATGGCTGGATTCCAGATGGCACGCATAGTAAGCACCATTTGTTACCTGAACCTTGCCTTAGCTGACTTCTCCTTCACTGCCACCCTACCATTCCTCATTGTCTCAAAGGCCATGAGAGAACAGTGGCCTTCTGGCTCATTCCTACGCAAGGCGATTCACATTGTGGTGGACATAAACCTATTTGGGAGTGTCTTCCTCATTGCTTGCATTGCCCTGAACCACTATATTTGTGTCCTGCGTCCAGTCTGGGCCCAGAACCACCGTACTGTAAGTCTGGCTACAAAAGTGATTATCGGATCATGGATTCTTGCCCTAATCCTCATCTTGCCAGCTTTCATCTTCTTGACTACAGTAAGTGATAGAACAGTGAATATTTACTGTAGTTTCAACTTTGCACCCTGGGGCAACAGTACTGAAGAGAGGACAAAGTTGACTGTATCTATATTCACGGCCAGAGGATTCATCTGGTTTATCATTGGCTTCAGCATGCCAATGCCCATCATTGCTATGTGCTATGGGCTCATTGCTGCCAAGATACACAAAAGAAGTGTGATTTAATCTAGCCGTC TTACTGCTGTTgtggcttccttctttttctgttggTTCCCCTTTCAACTGG GCACAGTCTGGTTCAAAGAGATACTCTTGGAGGGTAAGTACAAAATTCTTCATGTCTTTGTTAATCCAACAAGCTCCCTGGTCGTCTTCACCGGCTACCTCAACCCAATGCTCTATGTCTTTGTGGGCCAAGACCTCCAAGAGAGATTGATCTGCTCCCTGCCTGCCAGTCTGGAGAGAGCCCTTAGTGAGGATGTAACCCAGACCATGTAA